The Cryptomeria japonica chromosome 2, Sugi_1.0, whole genome shotgun sequence region aaaattaaACTAAAGACCAAACCCAGTCTACCAAACCCATCTATTAATTATAATATAGATAAAAATAAATAGTATACCCACTCTATAAAAATAGATCATTTATTATACTTATTATAACATAAAAATCATGATTAGACCCAAAGCATGAGAGGATAAGAGTGTGTGCTTTTTGTTATTACAAGGAATAATTGACTTAGTCGCAAGGCAGCATCTATGCCTCTAACAAgacatttattttatattaattaaataaatttaaaatcagAATACAATTGtactctaatttttaattatttaataaataaaaaataaatacgcCAATTCGACCTCTAGAGTGTGGACAGTCGACCGTAGCCGGTGGAACAGGTGATGATAGTTGTTGGAGTCGTCGATGACGTCATCAACAGAGATCGAGGAATCACATTGTAGTGGGCCATACTTTTCATTAACGCCGTCAATACAATAATGCAAATGTCAGCCAGTTCATTACACGCGTTCCCACACCATTAGCTCTCTTTATTCAGCTCAACTATATCACTTAATGATATATCACCTAATGATAGCGACCTTTCTTGTCTTTACAGCATAAATTCAAGCGTAGGAGAAACAAACaattccattatcttttcttgcagAGTTTAGCCTGTGGCCATGGCTGAGGATCAGGAGCCCGAGTATTGCGACCTGATACCCAACATGGTGGAAGAGTCTGCGCTTCTGTGTCTGGCAAAGCTGCCTCCTCCAATGGCGGCGGTAGGTCGGTGCGTGTGCCGCTCGTGGAGAAAAGCCCTCGCTAATCCTACTTCTCTCCGTCGCTCTCTCAACATTCCCCCCGACCACCGCCTCTTCCTCGCCCTCTTCCAGACAGAGTGCGATCCGGGCTACCTGCAGGCAACTCACCACAACACGGAATGGCTGCTGTTGCGCCAATCCTcctccttctcctcttcttcctcttcctctttccccACCTTCTCTCTGTGCAACCCTCTCTCTCAAATCTCCGCCCGCATAAACCTGCGGAGTGTTGCGGCGAACGGCAGCGTCTTGTTACCAGAACTCCCCGCTAAAGTCGGCAACAAAATCGTGGGGTTCCAGTCTTACAGCGTGGAAGACGGACGGTGGAGCGTTGTTCCGTCTTTCCCACCGGGCTATAAAGATATCAGACTCTACGCATGCGCAGCGCTGGGCGATTTCGTTTATTTCAGCGGCGGGCGGGACGAGGTGAGCGGACAGGCAACAGGAAGTGGTGTGCGCTACGACACGGTGAACCGGCGATGGGAAAGCCTACCCGACATGGTAATGCCGCGCATCGATTGCACAGGGATTGTTTTGGACGGCAAATTTGTTGTAATCGGAGGCTCTTACAATGATGGGCGGTGCACGCGCGTGCACACTTCGGGCGAGGCATACGACCCGGAGACTGGCAGATGGACGCTGCTGTCGGATCTGTGGGCCAACGGACTGAACTATGTTGAGGAGTCGAACGCTGCGCAACCGGCAGTTGCAGTGATAGGGGGTCGCACGCTCTACGCTATGCAGTCACACTCGAACGAGTTAATGAGATTTGATCCTTCGACCAACAGGTGGGTGGGCGTCGGATGCGTTGGACGTGTGTGTGAATCGAGGTACCGGTTTCGTTATAAGCTGGTGGCGATGGGAGATGAAGTGTGGGTGATAACGCACGCCATGGGAACGGACATCCGCATCTATTGTTGCTCTCCATCCAGAAATTGTGTGGATATCAAGTTTACAGAAGTGAAAGTGGCCGGAGTAGAAGATTTTGACCATGTTTTGACGTGCACGGTCTTGTCTCTGTGACTGGTAAGGAATCAAAAACTTTCTTCACCCGCACGGTGTTTTCATTTGCGTGAAATATGGTCCTTTCGTTCCTTTTCTGGGTAAAATTCTTTTTTCTAAAGTGTACTGGGAAAAGGATCCATTCCGGCTTCCACGTCTGTAAATAGACATGCGAATAGGACACAGGATCTAAATAGCATGACATGAAGTGTGTTGTCGTATATGTAAAAGTTTATCTGTTACAAATTTAGCGTATTTGCTCTGTTCTTATTTTTGGAAAAAGAAtttctttgtttcaatttttttttaaatgttttatatgTTAAAAATTTATCTTATTTATGTATATAGTTTAAATTGATAAGTTATGCACATTTTGCTAACTTTGCTCGTTTTAATTCAATAAAAGttaatttaaattgaataaatagtagtTAAGGATGATAAATATTTACATATGAGTCTTTTCAGAAAGTAATTATGAAAAAAAGTGAGTATTTTAGTTCTAACATCAATATAAATAAGTAAATTTGATGAGATATTGAAATCTATTATTTTAGTATACACAAATGATGATTTGGATATGTCTTTTTCTATGGATTTTATATAAAATTCTAATATTTTTTAGGTTGAGTTGGCGGATTTTGTTCACTTTGCATGTGTAAATCCATCATGTACTCATCAAGAAGTTGTGGTTTATAAAAATGTCTTAAGGAAGTTGCCAAATTTTTTGGGATAAATTTTCTAGGTCAACCATCAAGATATATCAACTTTTTGATTGTGCTGATACAAATTTATACATGTCAACATGATAGAACAAGAGTATTCCCCAATGTGAGAATATGGTTTCAAAAGACAATTGAATAACCTAACAGATAAGCAATTCAATTGTTTCATTCAAAGAAATCTTATGTAATAGATTACCATTAATCACATGATATTTTAGTTGTAATAGAATTCTTTATTCAAATCTAATGTATATAACCACCATGATTTTTCCACAATATGGATTCATCAACTTGTAAATAATGCATGTTGAAACCACAAATTTAAATCTGAAGCTTATCATATTCTAAATGAATAAAAATGTAAAAAGAACAAAAGAGGAAATGACAACAATGAGCCTAGAAAGTCTTGTTCTCCAATAACACTACATGAACAAAAAAACTCAATTTTAACCACCACTTATCATACCTTGACCACTTGCAAATAACATAGAAGAAGTGCatatttcaaagaaataaaaaCCACAAAGAGGCATGAACAATAATCACCTCACATTGGCCCATTAATGGGCCTTCCAAGGCTAATCCTATTCAGTCCATAGATAGAATGGTTTCATGGAGCCCTCAGGAACAAGGTTGGACAAAGTTTAACTTTGATGGCGTGGCCCGAGGCAATCCAGGCACCATCAAGTGTTGGTTGCATTGCTCACGATGCCAATGGAAAGATATTGGCAAAAGGGTTTCAAAACTTGGAAAAAGATTCAAACAATGCGACTAAAGCTAAAGTAACTATGTTGGCCATCCAATTGACGAGATCATTAGGAGTCTCCAATTTTCACCTCAAAGGAGACTCACAAATTATAATTCATGCTATCCTTAAGGGCCAAGCTGAAAATTGGAAAATTGACAAAGACATTCAACACATAAGACAAAGTTTGAATTCTTTTCAAAACTTCAAGATTTCGCATATTAGGAGAGAGGGTAATTAGGAGGCCGATGCATTCGCCAACCATGCATTCAACATCTAAGAAGGCAGAATTCAAATTATGAGACTTGAAGCTAACAATCAAGTCGTTGAGGAGTTTTGATTTCAAATTTCCCAGGGTAACGACTCTTGCCTCTTATAAGAAGATAAACATTGTTCGAAGCCATTAATGACAAGGAACATTGAGGGAGGACGACAAAGTTAATACTTTGAGATTACCTGGCTGACAAATCTTACTCGAACATCTCTTCATATTTGTTTAAGCATGCAAAGAGATGGCCACATTTTCCAAAGGGGTTGGACGATGTTGTCTTAGGAAATCGTACAAAGGTGACAATATTTTCAAAGCAAGTGACAGGCTAATTTGGCGGGCAAGTGGGATTATGAAAACCCGAGTTCGTTAATGAACATCATAGTGCTGGAAATTCGGCCCTACTGAGTTGGTTTCCTGCCTTCACACACAAGAATTAAATGTCTCAAGTTGGTGGTAAGTACGGGTTTTAGAAGGTAAGTATCTTGGAGCGATAAGGTTTAAAGGCGATCATTCTAGCGATTGCGTTGTATGCACTAATACACTTGCAGGAAACATTGAAGCTAACTTTTCCCTAAGTGCCACTAAGCCAATGGTGTCATTTTGGGGAGCAACCTCAGATGAACGCCTAATGAATGTTTTCAAATTCGAAGACAGGAAGTTTTTGACGGGGATGAAGATCATTTTGGGGGAGGAGTACCTAAAGACCACATTCAAATATCTGTGCAATGCAGATATTGCATCAATGTTAACGACATGGTGCTTCGAGCTAGAGAAGAAGGTGGTCATCCACTGGCTGGTGGAAAGTTGTGTGTGCTAAGATTGGTGTGTGCAAAGAGTGGTATGTGCAAAGAGCGACTGATGGAAATTGCAAGGAACAGGCAAATTTTTTTCAGCCCAGGGGGATTATGGCTCCATGTGGGTGAATACGCACCACCTCTGCGCCCTTTTCTCATATAGAGCTCAATGGAAAATAAGGAACTGAGGTGTGCTTCAACCCAATTTGGTATGGTGGGTTTAAAAGACTATGTACAAGCATTCGAAGCAAGGAATCTTCACTAGGAGCTTAAGAAATGGGGTTCTCATAGCGAGCGTACCCCTGTGACCCCGAGTGCTTCCTCCTCCAAATGTAAACGTAGAAGACCAAAGGGTGCCAAGAAGAAGACCAACCACACCCTCTTGATTGGCTTCCACCTAGAGCCATGCAAGAATGAGGACCGACCGCTGGATGAATCTGCTCATGGGGAGTCCCCTCAGGACAAAGGCAAGTTTGTTGTGATTACAAAATAATAGGTGGTGCTTACAGTTTTTGGTCCTGGTTTAAACATAACGTTTGTATAGGCTAGTATATATCTCTGTCTATTTTGTATATGTACATGTTGGATGATCTCTGGAAACTCACTGGTATGAGATACTTGGTTTTGAAAGATTCTCTTGGGTTGGTGCGTAAAGTTTCATTTTGCACCACAGTTTTGTAGCTATTTCAatctttaataataaaaaatataactattcagtgataaaaaataataatcaccTCACATTAGGGGTGACCCATGTAAGTCGATCGTTGCTTGAGTTGCTTGAGTTGTCCTTAGATGTTTTTCTGATCTTCTACGTTCGTGCATCAACTCAAGCAACGATCGATGAATTTTGATGGGATGGAACTACCTTCGAGGTTCTTAGAGTCCAAGGGTTCGGTTATGCGGTCTTTGTGATTGCTAGCTAGTATATGTCAGTCGATCGATCGGTTCGAGAATTTCGATATTACTTCCACTAATAATTGAGTACTTGATCCTTCCAAGTGGCTGATTTATCTTTGAGAGCGACGGGGCACACTAAATAATAAAGGAGGCACAATGATATcgaactaggggaagagcaccagtagttgaacatgtaccaattgttgtgagggttgttgataccttttgttccaaaaattgaacaaataaaacctattgtttgaaacataaaatatcaatttttgttaggaaatgtaccaataattgttaggaaatgtaccaatagttgttaggaaatgtactaatattgtaaaaagtaaccaattaggtgatgccatatcagctgcataAGTATTCgggcctcttttgcacgcctattggtctcacttttttggggggttgttttggacaccttggcaaaaagcatgttgatgtggcaccatacttgatgatgtggtgttGAAAGCTTAgctataagcaagggacttgccaagtaaactAATGTAAAaatttgggagtgatttgaaatttccacgtaggattttgagaagtgtgaagttagggtgctcaactactggtaCTCTTCCCCTACCAAAGGATTTGAAGTCATGAATTTTTGCCTCAAAATTTTCCAATCACCGTCTATCTTACTTTACGCTCTTTCCAAAGCATAATCCTATGTATATTTTCAAGTACATCTCTTTAATCGCTGATCAAATGGTGAAAGACATGCAAAGGTGGTAGCATGAGTAAGGGGGCAGTAAATGAAGTTAATTCTCATGACTCACATTTAATGCATTAAAGAACACAATATGTGAAGGAAAGGTAGCAATGGTTCAAAGCACATCATGATTAGCTAGAGTAACGTATTAGAACTACTAAGAATGGATTATTCCTTTGCCTTGGTTTAGAATGGTTCTCCCACATGAAAAGCAATTCCCTGTCAACCACCCTGATTTGAATTGGCCAAAAAGTGAGCAAGTGGATATTATCTCTGGATTGAGTGCTCTCGCCTGGAAACAACAAACAAATTTCTAAGACTATAGAAAGATAGTTACTATACTGAGAGAAACAGAGAGGCAAGCCAAAGAGCACCACCTTCATCTATAAGAAAGAATCATCACAGCTAGGGATCAGATGAATTAACTCGTTGAAGAGGATGGTTCTCTCAAGTAATGGTTTAGCTCTAGTTATGCAACTAGGAGAAAATGTGATAGAGAATCCACAAGAAGACATTCTTCACGGATTGACCGTTTTGGCCTAGGAATGTCACAACGGTGATAGAGAGTTTGCAATGGTGACTCTAGTGCTagttgaagaagaggaaaaggataagatgATTGATGCCCAAATTCAGTGAAGGATTGAGGAGGCAAGAATTCCTATACCACGTGGACAGTAAAATAGCTTTCAGTTTTCTTTGCAAAAATGGTTCTTTTCAAAGAAACTGTTATCTTTAGgaagttattttattttgttatataTACTATTGTAAAAGGGTGAAAAGGGAGGAGGACTAATCCCCCTTGCACTTTGATGCATGAGTGAGTATCGATCGATTTTCTTTTTGATGTGTTTTCTGAATTAAGTTTAGGTTTTTTGACAAAATGTTCTCATTTCcagaaatataatttatatatgcAGAAAAGAGACTTTGTGCTTTTTGAAATGTAGATCTCAAAATGGGAATTTGTTTGAAGTTGTCTATTCATGCATGTTCTTCTGATTGAAAAATACTTTGAGATTTGCAAACTTTTCCTACAATTCATTTTGTATATTGGATTATGGATGTATATATGCTACATAACTTTGAGTCATATTGCATCTATATCATCTGGGAGGGATACCTTTCAATTTTTATTTACAttctgtcatatgaaatgaatgaATGAGCTTTCAATCATTTGTTTGTTCTTTATTTATGATTTCTTTCTGTTTTATTTTTGCCTttcttgctttctagttaaaagcacacCTTGTGAAAATCCCAATTATATTATAAGAgagagttgtacctctaaaattcagaggaaagttgtCTCTTCAAAAGGCAAGTTCTCCAACTATTTCTTGCAAGTTTGTCTCTATCATAGGGCACAGAGGGTTTTTCTTTCATTATATTTAAAAGGGACAAATTTGTAAGCAAATATGgttaaaacacttgcttggtgaaactGCCACCAAGGGTCAAATCCCCACTCGGCAGCTATGCTCATAAGATTTATCCTTTTGTTGGGCTGATGAACTTGTAGATTTGAATAGAAATAGTGTTTCACACCTTAAAAAGTGTCCCTTaacaatcaaaaaataataatcaccTCACATTATGATGTTTATTATTTCTTACCTTTCAACACCGACACATTTGTTGGTAACACAATGAGAATGGGGAATTATGCATATTGTAAAGAAAAAGCACACAAGATTTTTAATCCGGCTATGATAGGTCCGTGCCCATCACATTATATGTTAGGTAGACGTCAATGTTAAAGAAGAGACGGTGTTGTGTCAAGGGTAACCCATGCTCATGTAACCATAGGATACAAGTTACTTCCTAGGTAATGCCATGTAAGTCCATGCCAATGATCGATGGGTACAAAAAATAAAACACAACATTTTAATTTTGCCCACCCTCCAATATATGCTCACCACACTTCTTATGGTCTCAAACCTATGAACTAAGGCCTATTAGTATAAAATTGATGGGGGTATATCCTTAGTGATACACATCCTTGATGTGCAATGATATTGAAAAATGACTTCATATacatagatattacaataaaatttataGCATGCCTATAAGAATCTTTACAACTCATAATGTACCTAAAACTATGATAAAGACCAACTCCTCTTTCAAAGAAGTGAAATGATATATAGCCACATTTACAAGTTCTAATGCCATATAGGAAGCTCTTCATTTACTCCCAAAATCCATTGACTAGTACATGCAAATGGATGTCCATACTAAAAAGCATTGCTTCTTCTTCAATCACACTAAAAAACCCTATGAATACATCCTTGGAAGCATGGGTGGTGTCTCCTAGTGCTTGCAACTTATTccataacaataataataacactTCCTTTCAGCAAGCTTGAGTATGGGACCATTTCAAAGTGTAGAGAAAGTAATTAAAATGGGTACCATTACTTTTTAGTGGGTGGCATGTCACTCTAATTGTGTGGTGTAAGTGAAATGGCTTGTCATCAACTACCAAAGTATTTCCCATTTTGGGTAAGAAGATGGATTTGAAATGAGCATGAGGCAAGTGGAGTGTGGACATTCATATTGGAAttagaggtttggatggaggataTCTAATTATGAGTTAGGATCCTATAAGGTTTAATGTTGTTGGATGATGGGGAAAAATACTACAAAAGTGGAGGGGTAAACTAGTTGTGCAGGGATGCAAATAGACAATGAATCCTTGCAAATTTCATCTCGAATATAACTAGTATATTTCATCTCGAACAAAAATAATTCATTGTTTAAACATGTCAACCTAAGTTGTGACCTTAATTAACTTGTTTTGTAAAGGACTTAAAAGTTATGGCCATCCTGTTTTCCTTCAATGTTCATCTAACAAGCCATTTTATATAAAAAGATTCAATGTAGGAAATGATAAGTGTTATCAAGATAAAAGATCATTTTTTGAGGGTGCTATAAATTTTTTCACATATAGAATAATTATAACATGACagattttcattttcatttgattttttaaaaCTCGATATAGAAGCATCAACTATAAAGAGTGTAAAAGATGTATAGCCCAAACATGTGAACaataaaaaatgaattttaatCAATAAAATGCTTCTGAGAACAAGAATGACATTGAGAATAAGTACAAGTAGCAAACCTAGCTTAACATGGATCTAACATATACCAAGAGGTACATAAAAGTCTGGAGGTGAAAAATTCACAATAGGATGTAGCAAACAAAAACATGGTGAAATGCATTTGGAAGTGAACTTAAGGTAAAGTTCACTTACTCACAAGTGCAATTGGAATGATGATTTTATCATGATATCGTCTTAACATTAGATGAAAGATGGGAGTTGCTTAAAAATGATGATGTTTAAATGACACCATGGGGTGGGTTGATGTCAATAATAGAAAGGTTAGAAGAATgtctaattaaataataagattaaaaaataaaagatgTCACTATTGTAAgctaataaaattaaacaatatattaaaatgcaactaaaattagaaataaatttgaGTAAATTGTGTTTAGGTAAGAATAAGAGTGAGGTGTTCAAAGAGTTTGTAAAAGATCTTATCAACAAATAAACCCCAAGTGATTTGGGTTATAAAAAAAGAGCTATGAATTAAAAGACAAAACCCATATTCTCTCATAGGAAAAGATACAAACTCTACTTTTATTATTATATGTTTATTCAAGTTCATATTGTGTGTTAATAGCCCTAATAACCTTTTCCAAAATAGAAAGATAATTCAATTAAAGTATCAAATCTTAATTATTTTGACAATTCTTTCTTTTATGGTGCCAAGTGAATGGagcaaaaagatattacaattaacttTAGTGGATTTCAATATCTTGTGGTCTCACCATCAAAGTGAACTCAAGCAACCGGTCAAGTAATACAACTATATATAAATTATTTGTAATAGTTGATatcaaatttatattaatattGTGTAAGAATTAGCTTAacaatattttctagaagattggAAAGGAAGAAATGAAACTAGAATAAAATATTCAATCTATCATGCATGACCTACATGCTCATCAATTTAGCCTCAAAATAGTTAATCAAgtttaaaatcattgaaaacatacagttgtttttcctttgaatTGAGCTATATATTTGTGGTGTTATGAATATTTAGAGAGTGGGATGAGTTGATTGTAAAGAAACTAAGTTTCTTTATGTAATATGAAATTATCTTTGGCTTTTTACAAAAAGATGAAATTTAGGGTAGAATGATAAATTTGAGCAAGGGAGAGAATATATGGAATTAAATCTCAATAAAGGGGCAAAAATGATGAGCAAATGTTGAATGTAAGGAAAATGATGCAAATGGGTATTAATAAGAATCTAGTCATGAACCAATCTTAAAATAAGAGAATGCTACATGTCATTAAGGCATTCCCATCAAAGTGAAAACACAATTAAATGAGAATACACGTACTAACTTTTGAATATATGTCCCAATCATAACACTCTATAACAAACATTTCCTTTTGGTATAAATTCATTGTTAATGCTCTTAACTTATTCCATATTTTTAGATATTCTTGCAATCATAGCCACATGTGTACTATTAT contains the following coding sequences:
- the LOC131041206 gene encoding F-box/kelch-repeat protein At5g60570, translated to MAEDQEPEYCDLIPNMVEESALLCLAKLPPPMAAVGRCVCRSWRKALANPTSLRRSLNIPPDHRLFLALFQTECDPGYLQATHHNTEWLLLRQSSSFSSSSSSSFPTFSLCNPLSQISARINLRSVAANGSVLLPELPAKVGNKIVGFQSYSVEDGRWSVVPSFPPGYKDIRLYACAALGDFVYFSGGRDEVSGQATGSGVRYDTVNRRWESLPDMVMPRIDCTGIVLDGKFVVIGGSYNDGRCTRVHTSGEAYDPETGRWTLLSDLWANGLNYVEESNAAQPAVAVIGGRTLYAMQSHSNELMRFDPSTNRWVGVGCVGRVCESRYRFRYKLVAMGDEVWVITHAMGTDIRIYCCSPSRNCVDIKFTEVKVAGVEDFDHVLTCTVLSL